In Magnetospirillum sp. 15-1, the sequence GGTCAGCGCCACCGCATAGCCGAAAGTGGGCCGCCAGCGGCGGACATAGCGGTCGTCCGAGGCGGATTCGGCCCGCATGGTGGCGTTGATCTCGGCCAACTGGCGGGTTTCCTCCCGCGACAGCTCGACCTCGTGGGCCAGCCAGGCCTGCTGCAGTTGCAGGGCCAGGGCGGGATCGGCCTTGATGGCGGCCAGGGCATCCTCGCCGCCGGCCTTGCCGGTGACGGTACGGGCTACGCCGACCACCTGATCGGCGACCTTGGCCGCCTTCTCGGCGTCGTCGCCGCCGATCCAGCGGATCAGGCCGGGCACGAACTGGGCGAGGCCCAGGGCGATGGTGATGGGGTCCATGAAAAGCCTCCTCGCTAGCGTGCGGTTGACTGGGCGCCGTCCAGCTTGCCCTCGATGCGGACCAGATGTTCGGTGAGCCGCTGTTCCACGTCCTTGAGATAGCCGGTGGTGGCATAGCTCTTGGCTACCTCCAGCTTATAGGCGGCCAGGGCTTCGCGGGCCTGGCCCATGCCGACGTCGAGGCGATGCTCCAACTCGTCGATGCGGTGGTCGGCCTCGTGACGGACCCGCCAGACCATCATCGCCATGGCGCCCAGTACGGGCAGCTCGACGGCGGTGACCCACCAGCGGGGGTCGAAAGCGATGGAATCCATGAAATGTCTCCTGTGGGTCAGAACTCGAAATCATTGGGAGCCACCACCGACCGGCCGCCGGGACGCCAGTCGGGGCGGCCGCCCGCGGTCAGTCCGGGACGCGCCAGACGCACCGGCTGGGACAGCAGGCAGCC encodes:
- a CDS encoding holin family protein, with the protein product MDPITIALGLAQFVPGLIRWIGGDDAEKAAKVADQVVGVARTVTGKAGGEDALAAIKADPALALQLQQAWLAHEVELSREETRQLAEINATMRAESASDDRYVRRWRPTFGYAVALTWTATMLAVSWAVIAEPAQAPNIIAALVNTSPIWGIALGVLGVAVVKRSHDKTLHS